Proteins encoded together in one Labrus bergylta chromosome 20, fLabBer1.1, whole genome shotgun sequence window:
- the LOC110001777 gene encoding toll-like receptor 13 has product MGPEMKEDKTKTEARSTSFELRFIVLLLCFISTVVPVAGFALRDCRISQNSAICKPVDGKLRTVPQDIPSTVKSIDLSSNNITKILTSDFRKKSVLTELDLKGNRIVQIDPRAFADLISLKKLNLNSNKLVKLGDDIFVGLSNVTELRITHNHIKAVLPTSFESLTSLTFLDISHNKLHSSKNVHSLLQQLPNLQSLVITNNDLTHFQSWELTNSSLELASLDLSQNPIAVFRITADVFPNLTWLNIGSTIKNKMIWDIRNKTFFSRVSTLDVSGLQLVSDDWKTFLESFNSSLTILRMNQMKHDLTELISISCTIPTITTLQLRQNKLSIIHSNLFSLCIHLTELDLSDNSIQKIQDEAFMSLKGLRDLSLGRNKLPSVPAATRNLKILSKLDLSTNKISSLGCNDFANLTKLRQLNLYQNPIPALNEFAFKDLIGLQVLKLQSCQISRLNKAFSNYLPNLRQLYLNGNKLTIIKKGELNGLKSLQNLSLHENQIKVFQNGSFIGLTNLTILLLQSNDIQTDSLKQNWFTGLTNLKRLDLRDNHISYANSLALPDPPFSKLTHLETLAIPSQHHRGKSWLPRNLLEGLTNLLSFDAHSSQLLSIHKDMFKHTPRLQMLDISSNELTDLTPDLFSPIQNLKSLYISRINLRSLDFLINAKLTELEFLQARKNIFSVISQEEINSLPALVYLDLFGQSFKCDCDNAAFLNWTVKNTQTQVFDAYNFKCNYPPSLNSTKLLDLDIHSCSVNIEFNCFITTTCLTLLFMMVSFTYHFLRLQLVYAYYVFLAFLFDSKHKNTQASDQYDAFISYNAHDEPWVISELLPKLENEQGWRLCLHHRDFEPGKPIMDNIADAIYGSRKTICVISQRYLESEWCSREMTLASFRLFDEQKDVLILVFLEEIPTAQLSPYYRMRKLLKRQTYLSWPRAEENTNLFWEKLRQALKTREDHGEDRFLLNVVDQP; this is encoded by the exons atgggccctgaaatgaaagaagacaaaacaaaaacagaagcaaGATCAACATCTTTTGAACTACGCTTCATAGTCCTCTTGCTGTGTTTCATCAGTACAGTTGTGCCGGTTGCAGGGTTTGCACTTCGAGATTGCAGAATCAGTCAAAACAGCGCCATCTGTAAGCCTGTCGATGGTAAACTCAGAACTGTTCCTCAAGATATTCCCTCAACAGTGAAAAGTATTGACTTGTCCTCAAACAATATAACAAAAATTCTAACGTCAGATTTcagaaaaaagtctgttttgaCAGAATTAGACCTGAAAGGCAACAGGATTGTACAAATAGATCCAAGAGCCTTTGCGGATCTTATTTCCCTGAAGAAGTTAAATCTTAATAGTAACAAACTCGTTAAACTTGGGGATGATATTTTTGTTGGTTTGAGCAACGTCACAGAGCTGAGAATTACTCATAATCATATCAAAGCAGTGCTGCCGACCTCTTTTGAATCCTTGACCAGCTTGACATTTTTGGACATCTCTCACAACAAACTCCACAGCAgcaaaaatgttcattctttACTACAGCAACTGCCAAATCTACAAAGTctagtaatcacaaacaacgaCTTAACCCATTTTCAATCATGGGAATTGACTAATAGCTCATTAGAGCTTGCTTCACTTGATTTGTCACAAAATCCAATTGCAGTCTTTAGGATCACTGCAGATGTTTTTCCAAATCTCACCTGGTTAAACATAGGTTCTACTATTAAAAACAAGATGATATGGGACATACGCAACAAGACTTTTTTTAGTCGAGTGTCTACTCTAGACGTAAGTGGGCTTCAACTGGTTTCTGATGACTGGAAAACATTCCTAGAGAGCTTCAACTCCTCTCTAACAATTCTGAGGATGAATCAAATGAAACATGACCTCACAGAGCTCATCAGCATATCCTGCACCATCCCAACAATAACCACACTCCAGCTCAGACAAAATAAACTCAGTATTATCCATTCAAATTTGTTCAGCCTATGCATTCATCTAACAGAGTTAGATCTATCAGATAATTCAATACAAAAAATCCAAGATGAGGCTTTCATGTCGCTGAAAGGTTTAAGGGACTTGAGTCTGGGTCGTAACAAACTTCCATCTGTTCCAGCTGCCACAAGGAATCTAAAAATCCTTTCAAAGCTCGATCTCAGCACAAATAAAATCAGCAGTCTTGGATGCAATGATTTTGCCAATCTGACAAAGCTCAGACAGCTCAACCTTTATCAGAATCCAATCCCGGCTTTAAATGAGTTTGCTTTTAAGGATTTAATAGGACTCCAAGTTTTAAAGCTACAGTCCTGCCAGATCTCTAGATTAAACAAGGCTTTCAGTAACTACTTGCCAAATCTTAGACAACTATATTTGAATGGAAATAAACTTACCATCATTAAAAAGGGGGAACTGAATGGTttaaagtccctccagaacttGTCATTGCATGAGAATCAAATAAAAGTCTTTCAGAATGGTTCTTTTATTGGGCTGACCAATCTTACTATTTTACTGCTTCAATCCAATGATATTCAAACagattcattaaaacaaaattgGTTCACTGGTCTGACAAATTTAAAAAGATTGGATCTGAGAGACAATCACATAAGCTATGCAAACAGCTTAGCCTTGCCTGATCCACCATTTTCTAAGCTCACTCACCTTGAAACATTGGCTATTCCGTCACAACACCACCGGGGGAAGTCCTGGCTGCCACGCAACCTCCTGGAAGGTTTGACAAACCTTTTAAGCTTTGATGCACATAGTTCTCAACTTTTAAGCATCCACAAAGATATGTTTAAGCACACACCTCGTCTGCAAATGCTTGACATCAGCTCAAATGAACTTACAGACCTTACTCCAGATTTGTTTTCCCCAATTCAAAATCTGAAAAGCCTCTACATATCTAGAATAAATCTTCGGTCTCTAGATTTCCTCATAAATGCCAAACTTACTGAGCTGGAGTTCCTGCAGGCAAGAAAGAATATTTTCTCAGTCATAAGTCAAGAAGAAATCAATTCTCTACCAGCTCTCGTTTATTTGGATCTCTTTGGCCAAAGTTTCAAATGTGACTGTGATAACGCAGCGTTTCTCAATTGGACTGTAAAAAACACCCAAACCCAAGTTTTTGATGCTTATAACTTCAAGTGCAACTATCCTCCAAGCCTTAACAGCACAAAACTGTTGGACCTGGACATCCACTCATGCTCAGTGAACATTGAATTCAACTGCTTCATCACCACCACCTGTTTGACCCTCCTTTTTATGATGGTTTCCTTCACCTACCACTTCCTGAGGTTGCAGTTAGTATATGCCTATTACGTGTTTTTGGCTTTTCTCTTCGACTCAAAGCATAAAAACACGCAAGCTTCTGACCAGTATGATGCCTTTATCTCCTACAATGCCCACGATGAGCCATGGGTCATCAGCGAACTGCTGCCAAAACTGGAAAACGAGCAGGGCTGGAGGTTGTGTTTGCACCACCGAGACTTTGAGCCAG GTAAACCGATCATGGACAACATCGCTGATGCCATCTATGGAAGCAGGAAGACAATCTGTGTGATCAGCCAAAGATACCTCGAGAGTGAGTGGTGCTCCAGAGAAATGACACTGGCCAG TTTCCGTCTGTTTGATGAGCAGAAAGACGTTCTGATCCTCGTGTTTCTAGAGGAGATTCCCACTGCTCAGCTGTCTCCTTATTATCGCATGAGGAAGCTGCTGAAGAGACAGACCTATCTGAGCTGGCCGCGAGCAGAGGAGAACACCAACCTCTTCTGGGAGAAACTCCGCCAGGCTCTGAAAACCAGAGAAGACCATGGCGAGGACCGGTTTCTGCTCAATGTTGTGGACCAACcatga